The proteins below come from a single Chryseobacterium capnotolerans genomic window:
- a CDS encoding helix-turn-helix domain-containing protein gives MDYQIFQPHPELASLIKCYWTLDSPKEDIPQTQTIVPDGCMEMIFHYGDLYKQYIDRKAVVQPRYCVFGQLTEPLRIEPTGITGIFSVRFHHNGFLPFATIPIKEMDDKAIPLEDLFGTAGTELGEKVYQSNTIQEKIDLVETFLRERLNTETIDKIVQSTVDILLQVNGQISVHELSLQTNINRRQLERRFSSAIGMSPKQLSKTIRLQSTLRNLLNKEYINLTTLAHDAEYYDQAHFIKDFKEFTGLTPKEFYGDNLQMSYLFYGTDS, from the coding sequence ATGGATTATCAGATATTCCAACCCCATCCGGAGCTGGCTTCGCTCATCAAGTGCTACTGGACACTGGACAGTCCCAAAGAAGACATTCCCCAAACCCAAACCATTGTTCCTGATGGCTGCATGGAAATGATCTTCCATTATGGAGACCTATACAAACAGTATATTGATAGAAAAGCCGTTGTACAGCCAAGATACTGTGTTTTCGGGCAGCTTACTGAACCTTTAAGAATTGAACCTACAGGCATTACCGGAATATTCTCTGTCCGTTTTCATCATAATGGCTTTCTGCCTTTTGCCACCATTCCCATCAAAGAAATGGATGATAAAGCAATTCCCTTAGAAGACCTATTTGGAACAGCCGGAACTGAATTGGGAGAAAAGGTCTACCAATCCAATACCATACAGGAAAAAATAGATCTTGTAGAAACCTTCCTGCGGGAAAGACTGAACACAGAAACCATTGACAAAATTGTACAATCAACAGTCGATATTTTGTTGCAGGTCAACGGGCAAATCTCTGTACATGAACTCTCCCTACAAACCAATATCAACCGAAGACAATTGGAACGCAGATTCTCTTCAGCGATTGGTATGAGTCCCAAACAACTTTCCAAAACCATAAGACTTCAGTCAACGCTCAGAAATCTTCTCAATAAGGAATATATTAATCTTACAACACTTGCTCACGACGCTGAATATTATGACCAGGCTCATTTTATCAAAGATTTTAAAGAATTTACAGGACTTACCCCCAAAGAATTTTATGGTGATAATCTTCAAATGTCTTATTTATTTTATGGTACAGATTCCTGA
- a CDS encoding YdcF family protein — protein sequence MKFLLDFLFRVFQLFTEPYFLVFLAVVVIALLKRKNKSKKLRIGILISTIVLVILIGNGFLGKLISGYLQESYLKTSEVKSTAVQNPIIVVLGGGVVEMNNIEKLHTMSYSRMVTAYELYHEFKKNNQPCKILISGKGRGHTSEAELFSANFKKMGVLDSDIIKEDQSMNTYQNAKFSNEILKKMGTYNLYLVTSGFHMKRSVALFQTFGLKPIPQASDFIDTEITWFPNSYNAAFTFVMLKEVVGIWQVQLYNSLGMNK from the coding sequence ATGAAATTTTTACTCGACTTTTTATTTCGTGTTTTCCAGCTTTTTACAGAACCGTATTTTTTAGTATTTCTTGCAGTAGTTGTTATTGCACTGTTGAAAAGAAAAAATAAAAGTAAGAAACTGAGAATAGGAATTTTAATATCAACAATTGTCTTGGTTATCCTTATAGGCAATGGTTTTCTGGGGAAACTTATTTCCGGATATTTACAGGAAAGTTACCTCAAGACTTCTGAGGTGAAGAGTACAGCTGTACAGAATCCTATTATTGTAGTATTGGGTGGCGGTGTTGTTGAGATGAACAATATAGAGAAATTACATACGATGTCTTATTCCAGAATGGTGACCGCATATGAATTGTATCATGAGTTTAAGAAAAATAATCAACCTTGTAAGATATTGATTTCCGGAAAGGGAAGAGGACATACCAGTGAAGCCGAATTATTCAGTGCGAATTTTAAAAAAATGGGAGTGCTGGATTCTGACATTATTAAGGAAGATCAAAGTATGAACACCTATCAGAATGCAAAATTTTCCAACGAGATATTGAAGAAGATGGGAACTTACAACTTATACCTGGTCACTTCAGGTTTTCATATGAAGAGATCTGTTGCGCTGTTTCAGACATTTGGATTAAAACCTATTCCGCAGGCTTCAGACTTTATAGATACTGAAATCACCTGGTTTCCGAATAGTTATAATGCCGCATTTACATTCGTTATGCTGAAAGAAGTAGTGGGAATATGGCAGGTGCAGTTATATAACAGTTTGGGGATGAATAAATAA
- a CDS encoding VOC family protein has product MTSFVLIKGSNFIRTKKIKYMKPKMIWANLAVANLERTQKFYEAIGCTPNNPHTSNELVSFFFGENNFVIHFFLKNILETNVKGVSFGDSQISNEIIFTVSAETNDQVDQWAAEVRNAGGTIVSEPESFGNNYYGFVFADPDGHKFNVFKM; this is encoded by the coding sequence ATGACAAGCTTTGTATTGATAAAAGGAAGTAATTTTATCCGCACCAAAAAAATAAAATATATGAAACCTAAAATGATCTGGGCCAACCTAGCTGTTGCAAACCTGGAGCGTACCCAAAAATTTTATGAAGCCATAGGATGCACTCCCAACAATCCTCACACTTCTAATGAGTTAGTAAGCTTCTTTTTCGGAGAAAATAATTTTGTTATTCATTTCTTCCTGAAAAATATATTGGAAACCAATGTAAAAGGTGTTTCCTTTGGCGATTCCCAAATTTCAAATGAAATCATATTTACCGTTTCAGCTGAGACTAACGATCAGGTTGATCAATGGGCTGCTGAAGTTAGAAATGCCGGCGGAACCATTGTTTCGGAACCTGAAAGTTTTGGAAACAATTATTATGGTTTTGTCTTTGCAGATCCTGATGGTCATAAATTTAATGTCTTTAAGATGTAA
- a CDS encoding 3'-5' exonuclease — protein MKFSSDLVIYDLEGSCKTFGKNEIHETNIIEIGAVKLDRKTFEIKSEFSILIKPKHFPILPEITNITNITNEMVESEKYFDEAILTFLDWYGEKNKSTLAGWGLYYDLPLLRKEFTEFGLDYNQYFVGGGFDIRALGVYWLAKKNISTSGISLERVLQKMNIKEDFKFHRALDDAKATALILQQILNEK, from the coding sequence ATGAAATTCTCAAGTGATTTAGTCATTTACGATTTAGAAGGAAGTTGCAAAACTTTTGGAAAAAATGAAATACATGAAACCAATATAATAGAAATAGGAGCTGTAAAGTTAGACCGGAAAACTTTTGAAATAAAAAGCGAATTCTCAATTTTAATAAAGCCAAAACATTTTCCCATTCTACCTGAAATTACGAATATTACAAACATTACCAATGAAATGGTTGAAAGTGAAAAGTATTTCGATGAAGCAATTCTTACATTTTTGGATTGGTATGGAGAAAAAAATAAATCAACGTTAGCAGGGTGGGGATTGTACTATGATTTACCACTTTTGAGGAAAGAATTTACGGAATTTGGATTAGATTATAATCAATATTTTGTTGGCGGAGGTTTTGATATCAGAGCATTGGGTGTTTATTGGCTGGCAAAGAAAAATATTTCTACATCTGGAATCTCCCTAGAAAGAGTTTTACAAAAAATGAATATAAAAGAAGATTTTAAATTTCATAGAGCATTAGACGATGCTAAGGCAACAGCTTTAATATTACAACAGATTCTTAATGAAAAATAA
- a CDS encoding BspA family leucine-rich repeat surface protein, whose product MYKKQLVIIFLFLFFISYAQNEFITLWKPNINGTIDNSISFGGTGTNYTISWEEVGYPQHHGTLSVTSNSSNFTTISFGTSLHPNPIQAAYRVKVSNGNGLFYGFRGSPYMNASGNPELFEVSQWGDIIWLQQFDQGFSNCPNLDVTATDVPNLTQINNLSQMFLNCPSLIGNPSFANWNTSNITNMNSMFSKAKLFNQPIGTWNTAKVTDFRDMFSYASSFNQNISAWNTSSGTNFISMFQDAVAFNQPLNSWNTSNATNFRYMFSNAKSFNQPLNNWNTSKVVNFDQMFTNASSFNQPIGNWDVSKVGGAYGFMMFNGASLFNQDISTWNIKFQNVPSAYVYFGFNNSGLSCINYNKFLIALSNNPTLSNLGSAIGVIEAAGLTYSTPQAIMARAQLTNKGFTINGDSYNPSCNSNLSTAETTKQVKIPAYPNPTTGVVTVESATNESVYLYDITGKLIKNMILNKGNNRIDLTEYPSGNYLLKGNTISTKIVKK is encoded by the coding sequence ATGTACAAAAAACAACTAGTAATCATTTTTCTTTTTCTTTTTTTCATTTCCTATGCACAAAACGAATTTATTACTTTATGGAAACCTAATATCAATGGAACCATAGATAATTCGATATCTTTTGGCGGTACAGGAACCAACTATACTATTAGCTGGGAAGAAGTAGGGTATCCGCAGCATCATGGAACTCTTTCTGTAACTTCTAATAGCAGTAATTTTACGACGATTTCTTTTGGTACTTCTTTACATCCTAATCCTATCCAGGCAGCCTACAGAGTAAAAGTTTCCAATGGTAATGGATTATTTTATGGATTCAGAGGCAGCCCTTATATGAATGCCAGTGGAAATCCAGAACTCTTCGAGGTAAGCCAGTGGGGAGATATTATTTGGCTTCAGCAATTTGATCAAGGCTTTTCGAACTGTCCAAACCTTGATGTAACCGCTACAGACGTTCCTAATCTGACACAAATCAATAATTTATCACAAATGTTCCTTAACTGTCCGTCTTTGATTGGTAACCCTTCATTTGCTAACTGGAATACAAGCAACATTACGAATATGAACAGTATGTTTAGCAAAGCAAAATTGTTTAATCAGCCTATTGGAACCTGGAATACGGCAAAAGTAACAGATTTTCGGGATATGTTTTCTTACGCATCTTCTTTTAATCAAAATATTTCTGCCTGGAATACCTCGTCCGGAACCAATTTCATTTCAATGTTCCAGGATGCGGTAGCGTTCAACCAGCCATTAAATTCATGGAATACAAGCAATGCGACCAACTTTCGTTATATGTTCTCCAATGCTAAATCCTTTAATCAGCCTCTTAATAATTGGAATACCAGTAAAGTAGTAAATTTTGACCAAATGTTTACCAATGCATCATCATTTAATCAGCCTATTGGAAACTGGGATGTTAGTAAAGTTGGGGGTGCTTATGGTTTTATGATGTTTAATGGGGCGTCGCTTTTTAATCAGGATATTTCTACCTGGAATATCAAGTTTCAAAATGTTCCTTCGGCCTATGTGTATTTCGGATTTAACAATTCCGGTTTATCATGCATTAATTATAATAAATTTCTAATTGCTCTCAGCAATAATCCTACATTATCAAACTTAGGATCCGCAATTGGAGTCATAGAAGCGGCAGGATTAACTTATTCTACACCGCAAGCTATTATGGCAAGAGCTCAATTGACGAACAAAGGGTTTACCATTAATGGAGACTCTTATAATCCGAGTTGCAACTCAAATTTGTCAACCGCTGAAACAACAAAACAAGTTAAAATTCCAGCTTATCCAAACCCAACAACAGGAGTAGTAACCGTTGAGTCTGCTACCAACGAAAGTGTTTATTTATATGATATCACAGGTAAGCTCATTAAAAATATGATTTTAAATAAAGGAAACAACCGTATTGACCTAACAGAATATCCATCAGGAAATTATTTGTTAAAAGGCAATACAATTTCCACTAAAATAGTTAAGAAATAA
- a CDS encoding Crp/Fnr family transcriptional regulator, with protein MLLEKLFKEFNVDIHTFNSADSALFDQYFERILFKKNTFLIQEGELEQYSYFIFNGIARCWTLNHKGEEQTFWFCKEGSFSLSNISFTLKEKSTFNVQTLTECEIYRIDQEQAAQLYEAIPALKAVFDDLTARLLNKLLNRNIDLIKYTPEQYYLEMMAEYGNTFNDIPLKDIASYLGITPQALSRIRKRIF; from the coding sequence ATGCTGCTAGAAAAATTATTCAAAGAATTTAATGTAGATATTCATACATTCAATTCGGCTGATTCTGCACTTTTTGACCAATATTTTGAACGAATTCTGTTTAAAAAAAATACCTTTCTTATCCAAGAAGGTGAATTGGAGCAATACAGTTATTTTATTTTCAATGGAATAGCCAGATGCTGGACTTTAAATCACAAAGGGGAAGAACAAACCTTTTGGTTTTGTAAGGAAGGTTCATTTTCTTTATCCAATATCTCCTTTACGCTAAAGGAAAAATCTACTTTTAATGTTCAAACCCTTACAGAATGCGAAATTTATAGAATTGATCAGGAACAGGCAGCTCAGTTGTATGAAGCAATTCCTGCTTTAAAAGCTGTTTTTGATGACCTTACCGCCAGATTGCTGAATAAACTTTTAAACCGGAATATAGACCTGATAAAATATACTCCTGAGCAATATTATCTGGAAATGATGGCTGAATATGGAAATACTTTCAATGATATTCCTTTAAAGGATATTGCTTCGTATCTGGGAATTACTCCTCAGGCATTAAGCCGAATACGGAAACGGATTTTTTAA
- a CDS encoding GNAT family N-acetyltransferase, with translation MIREIHETDYPQLMKIWESSVLNTHDFLKEEDFKYYKKEIPGYFEHVSLLGFEEEGTLVGFMGVAEGNLEMLFIHNDHRGKGIGKKLIQYGIDHLKVTKVDVNEQNEQGVGFYKHIGFKVLNRSALDDQGKEYPILHMEL, from the coding sequence ATGATCAGAGAAATACATGAAACAGATTACCCTCAATTAATGAAAATATGGGAAAGTTCCGTGCTTAATACGCATGATTTTTTGAAAGAGGAAGATTTTAAGTATTATAAAAAAGAGATTCCTGGCTATTTTGAACACGTTAGTCTACTCGGATTTGAGGAAGAAGGTACCTTAGTTGGATTTATGGGAGTAGCTGAAGGAAATCTTGAAATGCTGTTCATTCATAATGATCACCGTGGCAAAGGGATTGGTAAGAAGCTGATTCAGTATGGAATTGATCATTTAAAAGTGACCAAAGTAGACGTGAATGAACAAAATGAACAGGGGGTTGGTTTTTATAAGCATATTGGATTTAAAGTGCTGAATAGATCAGCATTAGATGATCAGGGTAAAGAATACCCTATTTTACATATGGAATTATAA
- a CDS encoding ferritin-like domain-containing protein, whose product MNILRLLDKLSHDKFFTTEASRLETITNLSLFGKKAATAAVPLGLGALMTAPAKAETPHATMTGTALKSTLTDALQLALVLEYLENEYYAIGLSTAGLIPNADRTVFMQISKHESAHVSFLKSTLTSLGSTPGSKPTFDFTANGNFSPFTDYNQFLILAQAFEDTGVRAYKGQAGNVMSNKVVLQAALQIHSVEARHASQVRRMRANKGWIELANGGNMPSATDPVYAGEDNVNQAGYNTGTAFGAAAGSAAYDETLSGSDAQAIASLFIV is encoded by the coding sequence ATGAACATTCTTAGACTACTAGATAAGCTTTCTCATGATAAATTTTTCACAACGGAAGCTTCCCGATTAGAAACGATTACCAATCTATCATTATTTGGAAAAAAAGCAGCTACAGCAGCTGTTCCCCTTGGACTAGGTGCACTCATGACGGCTCCTGCAAAAGCAGAAACACCCCATGCCACAATGACAGGAACTGCCCTTAAAAGTACTTTAACGGATGCTTTACAGCTCGCTTTAGTGCTTGAATATCTTGAAAATGAATATTATGCTATAGGATTATCCACAGCAGGTTTAATTCCCAATGCAGACAGAACAGTGTTTATGCAAATTTCCAAGCATGAATCAGCCCATGTTAGTTTTCTCAAAAGTACACTTACTTCCTTAGGCTCTACGCCAGGATCTAAACCTACGTTTGATTTTACCGCTAATGGAAATTTTTCTCCATTTACCGATTACAATCAATTTCTGATTCTGGCACAGGCTTTCGAAGATACCGGGGTAAGAGCCTATAAAGGACAGGCTGGAAACGTAATGTCAAATAAGGTTGTCCTTCAAGCTGCATTACAAATTCATTCTGTGGAAGCAAGACATGCCTCGCAGGTAAGAAGAATGAGAGCCAATAAAGGCTGGATTGAGCTTGCTAACGGAGGAAATATGCCTTCAGCAACTGATCCTGTATACGCAGGAGAAGATAATGTTAATCAGGCAGGGTACAATACCGGAACTGCATTTGGAGCAGCGGCTGGGTCTGCGGCATATGATGAGACATTAAGTGGAAGTGATGCACAGGCCATTGCATCGTTATTTATTGTATAG
- a CDS encoding ferritin-like domain-containing protein: MKNTIHVSNQGATLDTSRRNFLKLGGVGLAIAGLTMIGCNDDDDFQMINDSQIFDLGSGDVGVLNYAYALEQLEADFYTKVVNNFYSGISSIEKEVFTDLYHHEVIHRDFFKAAITGATQNVLPKLDFQYPNVNFNDRNSVLATAKALEDTGVAAYNGAGKYITNAAYLVIAGKIVSVEARHASAIRNLINPGSADFSGDDVIDANGLDLAKEPKDIVAAAGGFIKTRFTWKERGIN; encoded by the coding sequence ATGAAAAATACAATTCATGTTTCTAATCAGGGAGCGACGCTGGATACCAGCAGAAGAAATTTTTTAAAATTAGGTGGAGTGGGACTGGCAATTGCCGGCCTTACGATGATAGGATGTAATGATGATGATGATTTTCAGATGATAAATGACAGTCAGATCTTTGATTTAGGATCTGGCGATGTAGGAGTCTTAAACTATGCTTACGCTCTGGAGCAGCTGGAAGCCGATTTTTACACCAAAGTTGTAAACAATTTTTACAGCGGGATTTCCAGTATTGAAAAAGAAGTTTTTACGGATCTTTACCATCACGAAGTAATCCATCGGGACTTTTTTAAGGCAGCCATCACCGGTGCTACTCAAAATGTACTTCCGAAACTTGATTTTCAATATCCTAATGTGAATTTTAATGACAGAAACTCTGTATTAGCAACAGCTAAAGCACTGGAAGATACTGGAGTGGCAGCCTATAATGGCGCTGGAAAATATATTACTAATGCCGCTTATCTTGTTATTGCAGGAAAAATAGTTTCTGTAGAAGCCAGACATGCCTCTGCTATCAGGAATCTTATCAATCCGGGGTCTGCTGACTTTTCAGGGGACGATGTGATCGATGCTAATGGTCTCGATCTTGCTAAAGAGCCGAAAGATATTGTAGCGGCAGCAGGAGGATTTATCAAAACCCGCTTTACATGGAAAGAAAGAGGTATTAATTAA
- a CDS encoding fasciclin domain-containing protein produces MNTRTHITVLAMVALSFAFSGKVNAQMMKEKTVMVGGAPMYPSKNIIENAVNSKDHKTLVAAVKAAGLVETLEGKGPFTVLAPTDAAFAKLPKGTVETLVKPENKAMLTSILTYHVLPGKYSAKEIWAAVKAGNGKSMMKTVQGEELTFWTKGKDLYIKDAKGNSAKVTIADVNQSNGVIHVIDTVLMP; encoded by the coding sequence ATGAACACACGAACACACATCACAGTTTTAGCAATGGTAGCTTTATCATTTGCTTTCAGTGGAAAGGTAAATGCACAAATGATGAAAGAAAAAACAGTAATGGTAGGAGGAGCTCCTATGTATCCTTCCAAAAACATTATTGAAAATGCTGTAAACTCTAAAGATCACAAAACTTTAGTAGCAGCCGTAAAAGCAGCAGGATTAGTAGAAACATTAGAAGGAAAAGGCCCATTTACTGTATTGGCTCCTACTGATGCTGCATTTGCAAAACTTCCGAAAGGAACAGTAGAAACTCTTGTAAAGCCTGAAAATAAAGCGATGCTTACAAGTATATTGACCTATCATGTCTTACCAGGAAAATACAGCGCTAAAGAGATCTGGGCTGCCGTAAAAGCTGGAAATGGCAAAAGTATGATGAAAACCGTACAAGGCGAAGAACTTACTTTCTGGACAAAAGGAAAAGATCTTTATATAAAAGATGCAAAAGGGAACAGTGCCAAAGTAACTATTGCAGATGTAAATCAATCCAATGGCGTCATTCATGTCATTGATACGGTTTTAATGCCGTAG
- the msrB gene encoding peptide-methionine (R)-S-oxide reductase MsrB: MKNLISKTVLICCIVLSTETYKAQTDHFKIRNPYYSHTAVNLLKVSNSEWKKILKPELYEVAREGATETAFTGKYYELDEKGTYYCAVCGNPLFLSTSKFATTCGWPSFYQPIRKNSVIYRKDTSYNMVRREVLCGRCGSHLGHIFEDGPKPTGKRFCMNSICLDFIPIKN, translated from the coding sequence ATGAAGAACTTAATATCAAAAACAGTATTAATCTGTTGTATTGTCTTATCAACAGAAACTTATAAAGCGCAGACAGATCATTTTAAAATCAGAAATCCTTATTACTCTCATACTGCAGTAAACCTGTTGAAAGTAAGTAATTCTGAATGGAAAAAGATTTTAAAACCCGAACTCTATGAGGTTGCCAGAGAAGGAGCTACAGAAACAGCATTTACAGGAAAATATTATGAGCTTGATGAAAAAGGAACTTATTACTGTGCAGTATGTGGAAATCCATTGTTTCTTTCCACTTCAAAGTTTGCGACCACTTGCGGCTGGCCTTCATTTTATCAACCAATCCGTAAAAACAGTGTTATCTACAGGAAAGATACTTCTTACAATATGGTCCGAAGGGAAGTTCTATGCGGAAGATGTGGTTCTCATTTGGGACATATCTTCGAAGATGGCCCAAAACCAACAGGAAAACGATTCTGCATGAACTCGATCTGTCTTGATTTTATTCCGATTAAAAATTAA
- a CDS encoding RNA polymerase sigma factor — MDRKIITIKTTYSEEELIVLLKERNENGFHYLYDHYSGALYGIVLRIVQSKEYTEEVIQDVFVKIWNSIHQYDASKGRFYTWMINIARNTAIDYLKSKGFQNELKNQSLPDFVYNTTELSTVNNSSDYIGFNNVLENLEVDKQELINLAYYQGYTQHEISEKLKIPLGTVKTKMRNALMKLKDLLKDYQ, encoded by the coding sequence TTGGATAGAAAAATAATTACTATTAAAACAACCTATTCTGAAGAAGAACTTATCGTTTTACTAAAAGAAAGAAACGAAAATGGTTTTCATTATCTGTATGACCACTATTCCGGTGCGTTGTATGGTATTGTTCTTCGTATTGTTCAGTCTAAAGAATACACTGAAGAAGTCATTCAGGATGTTTTTGTTAAAATATGGAATTCTATTCATCAATATGATGCCTCTAAAGGAAGGTTTTATACTTGGATGATTAATATTGCACGCAATACTGCTATCGATTATCTAAAATCTAAAGGATTCCAGAACGAACTTAAAAACCAATCACTTCCCGATTTCGTATATAACACTACAGAGCTTTCAACGGTCAACAACTCATCAGACTATATTGGGTTTAACAACGTGCTTGAGAATCTGGAAGTGGACAAACAAGAACTTATTAATCTTGCTTATTATCAGGGATATACCCAACATGAAATATCCGAGAAACTGAAGATACCGCTGGGAACGGTAAAAACGAAGATGCGAAATGCATTGATGAAATTAAAAGATTTGCTAAAAGACTATCAATAA
- a CDS encoding anti-sigma factor, with protein sequence MNTKEYISSGIIESYILGHASPEEAGILECVMKNNAEVKAAFEEAQITLEHLATAQAVTPPSDLKSKIWNKIQQEQSPVVDVKPSISIETQETNDDRDIKNPEQIQGKINWKAFAVAASALFLISIAGNLFWMNSQSATKQEMTKLAAEKQSQDAAMEKMDRKLGMFSNPDMQMVMLKGVEKHQDAKAMVFWDKKTKKVYLNGEHLPKAPTGMQYQLWALEDGKPVNAGMYTEDKDSKTALATISKAQAFAITLEKQGGSPVPTMENMYVMGGI encoded by the coding sequence TTGAACACTAAAGAATACATATCGTCCGGAATTATAGAATCTTATATTCTAGGCCATGCTTCTCCTGAGGAAGCGGGGATTTTGGAGTGTGTGATGAAGAATAATGCTGAAGTAAAAGCTGCTTTTGAAGAGGCACAAATAACTTTGGAACATCTTGCTACAGCTCAGGCTGTAACACCTCCAAGTGATCTGAAATCTAAAATCTGGAATAAAATTCAACAGGAACAGTCTCCTGTTGTGGACGTAAAACCGTCCATTTCTATAGAGACTCAGGAAACTAATGATGACAGAGATATCAAAAATCCGGAACAGATACAAGGGAAAATAAACTGGAAAGCTTTTGCCGTTGCAGCATCTGCTTTATTCCTTATCAGTATTGCCGGGAATCTATTTTGGATGAATAGTCAGTCTGCAACAAAACAAGAAATGACAAAATTGGCAGCAGAAAAACAATCTCAGGATGCTGCTATGGAAAAGATGGATAGAAAACTGGGTATGTTTTCCAATCCTGATATGCAAATGGTGATGCTCAAAGGAGTAGAAAAGCACCAGGATGCCAAGGCCATGGTTTTCTGGGATAAAAAAACAAAAAAAGTGTATCTTAATGGTGAACATCTTCCTAAAGCACCAACGGGAATGCAATACCAGCTTTGGGCTCTTGAAGATGGAAAACCGGTAAATGCAGGTATGTATACTGAAGACAAAGACAGTAAGACTGCTTTGGCTACCATTTCAAAAGCACAGGCTTTTGCTATTACTCTTGAAAAACAAGGCGGAAGCCCGGTTCCTACTATGGAAAATATGTACGTAATGGGAGGAATCTAA